The following are from one region of the Nicotiana tomentosiformis chromosome 7, ASM39032v3, whole genome shotgun sequence genome:
- the LOC138895524 gene encoding uncharacterized protein, translated as MDESYFPGKSKRKSSGICYSHHLRVDIFYSVIDVKLQELNDCFDVVSSDLLFVMASLNPTNSFANFDKGKIMTLAKCYSNEFDEVQIRDLSYQLDTFIIHMRAGNPKFSNLQRISDLAKLLVETNLVETYSYVYLLIKLTLILHVATATMERAFSSIKQIKNEERNNMGDQYLNNYLVYYIERDVFINVSNDVIIDRFQNMKVRRGQL; from the coding sequence ATGGATGAATCCTATTTTCCTGGAAAGTCGAAGCGCAAGTCTTCTGGTATTTGTTATTCACACCACTTGCGTGTTGATATCTTTTATTCTGTAATTGATGTGAAACTTCAAGAGCTTAATGACTGTTTTGATGTAGTGAGTAGCGATTTGCTTTTTGTGATGGCTAGCTTGAATCCAACCAATTCTTTTGCTAATTTTGATAAAGGTAAAATAATGACTTTAGCAAAATGTTACTCAAATGAGTTTGATGAAGTACAGATTCGAGACTTGAGTTATCAACTAGATACTTTCATAATTCATATGCGAGCTGGTAATCCCAAGTTCTCCAACTTGCAAAGAATTAGTGATTTGGCAAAATTATTGGTTGAGACAAATCTTGTGGAGACTTATTCGTATGTTTATTTACTTATAAAGTTAACTCTGATTTTACATGTTGCTACCGCAACTATGGAGAGAGCATTCTCATCCATAAAGCAGATAAAGAATGAAGAGCGAAACAACATGGGTGAtcaatatttaaataattatttagtTTATTACATAGAGCGTGATGTATTTATAAATGTAAGTAATGATGTCATTATTGAtcgttttcaaaatatgaaagttcGTCGAGGACAATTGTAA
- the LOC138895525 gene encoding uncharacterized protein, with translation MALCRIACKSILIYYEKYICKEPCHTSKRTGNIFIQEILHGKETRCYENFRLRKSVFLDLRNDLTDKYGLKPTCGMSVYEELGMFLIICAHCAENRLVQEIFQYSRETIHMHFHSVLKAIGKLARDIIKPHPSYNDGAGDHKPCNQQYLPFFKDCIGTLGSTHVKARLPQGQEIPYIGCKGYPTQNILVVVDFNMCFTFAWVGWEGATHDNRIFGEALRRPELNFSHPSGDKYYLIDA, from the exons ATGGCACTATGTCGAATAGCATGTAAGAGTATATTGATATATTATGAGAAATACATTTGCAAAGAACCATGTCATACATCTAAACGCACTGGGAATATATTTATCCAAGAGATATTACATGGAAAAGAGACTCGGTGTTATGAAAATTTTAGATTGAGGAAGTCAGTATTTCTTGATTTAAGAAATGATCTAACTGATAAATATGGTCTTAAACCCACGTGTGGGATGTCTGTCTACGAGGAGTTAGGGATGTTCTTGATAATTTGTGCACATTGTGCCGAAAATCGATTAGTACAAGAGATTTTTCAATATTCAAGAGAAACAATTCATATGCATTTTCATAGTGTTCTAAAGGCCATTGGTAAGCTTGCAAGAGACATTATTAAACCACATCCAAGTTATAATGATGGTGCAGGAGATCACAAGCCATGTAATCAACAATATCTCCCTTTCTTTAAA GATTGTATTGGAACACTTGGTAGCACACATGTGAAAGCAAGATTGCCTCAAGGTCAAGAGATACCATATATTGGGTGTAAAGGTTATCCTACTcaaaatattcttgttgttgttgaCTTTAATATGTGTTTTACATTTGCATGGGTTGGGTGGGAAGGAGCAACTCATGATAACCGTATATTTGGTGAGGCACTTCGTAGACCCGAACTGAATTTTTCACATCCATCTGGGGACAAATATTATCTTATTGATGCATGA
- the LOC138895526 gene encoding L10-interacting MYB domain-containing protein-like yields MGERHNAKWDEYAHIKFIELCEQEVRKGIRPNTYLSKDGWKNMVNEFNNKTGLKYTRKQMKNHWDHIKAECTLFKQLMRGETGLGWDTTRKIIIADDDWWEQKIKENSKYKKFRNKDLSLIWFRYDALFTDIIATGERARAANQEQESEVDLMECWNNDLLNDENEEEEIQENKE; encoded by the exons ATGGGAGAACGACATAATGCTAAGTGGGACGAATATGCACATATTAAATTCATTGAATTGTGTGAGCAAGAAGTTAGAAAAGGAATTAGGCCAAACACTTACTTGTCTAAAGATGGATGGAAGAATATGGTAAATGAGTTCAATAATAAGACGGGACTAAAATATACTAGAAAACAAATGAAAAATCATTGGGATCACATAAAAGCAGAGTGTACTCTTTTTAAGCAGTTGATGAGAGGTGAGACAGGTTTAGGATGGGATACcacaagaaaaataattattgcAGATGATGATTGGTGGGAGCAAAAAATTAAG GAGAAttctaaatataaaaaatttagGAACAAAGACCTTTCGCTGATATGGTTTCGTTACGATGCTTTATTTACTGATATCATTGCTACCGGAGAGAGAGCACGTGCAGCAAATCAAGAACAAGAGTCAGAAGTTGA TTTAATGGAATGCTGGAACAATGActtgttaaatgacgaaaatgaagaagaggaaattcaagaaaataaggaatga